A single window of Lycium ferocissimum isolate CSIRO_LF1 unplaced genomic scaffold, AGI_CSIRO_Lferr_CH_V1 ctg3635, whole genome shotgun sequence DNA harbors:
- the LOC132044109 gene encoding uncharacterized protein LOC132044109, with protein MSPNRQRQIYYAFKEKCVWRPEHKKQLTQNFKKKAQRLLCDMLGRVRESHKKPKWILPENYNKLLHYWATNERFLQLSDIGKKARNSMKGGSLHTSGAMSQEAVRRKLESLP; from the exons ATGTCACCAAATCGGCAAAGACAGATCTATTATGCATTTAAG GAAAAATGTGTCTGGCGCCCGGAACATAAGAAGCAGCTAACTCAAAACTTCAAGAAGAAAGCTCAGCGCTTACTATGTGACATGTTAGGAAGGGTTCGTGAATCTCACAAGAAGCCTAAGTGGATCCTTCCTGAAAACTATAACAAGCTGCTACATTATTGGGCAACTAATGAAAGATTCTTACAACTGAGTGACATAGGGAAGAAGGCTAGAAATTCGATGAAGGGTGGCTCCCTACACACTAGTGGGGCAATGAGTCAAGAGGCTGTGAGGAGGAAGCTGGAAAGTCTACCTTAA